A stretch of Eulemur rufifrons isolate Redbay chromosome 5, OSU_ERuf_1, whole genome shotgun sequence DNA encodes these proteins:
- the CHMP1B gene encoding charged multivesicular body protein 1b, with the protein MSNMEKHLFNLKFAAKELGRSAKKCDKEEKAEKAKIKKAIQKGNMEVARIHAENAIRQKNQAVNFLRMSARVDAVAARVQTAVTMGKVTKSMAGVVKSMDATLKTMNLEKISALMDKFEHQFETLDVQTQQMEDTMSSTTTLTTPQNQVDMLLQEMADEAGLDLNMELPQGQTGSVGTSVASAEQDELSQRLARLRDQV; encoded by the coding sequence ATGTCCAACATGGAGAAACACCTGTTCAACCTAAAGTTCGCGGCCAAAGAACTGGGCAGGAGTGCCAAAAAATGCGACAAGGAAGAAAAGGCTGAAAAGGCCAAAATTAAAAAGGCCATCCAGAAGGGCAACATGGAAGTGGCGAGAATACACGCCGAAAATGCCATCCGCCAGAAGAACCAGGCAGTGAATTTCTTGAGAATGAGTGCGCGGGTCGATGCAGTGGCCGCCAGAGTCCAGACGGCGGTGACGATGGGCAAGGTGACCAAGTCGATGGCTGGTGTGGTTAAGTCGATGGATGCGACATTGAAGACCATGAATCTGGAGAAGATTTCTGCCTTGATGGACAAATTCGAGCACCAGTTTGAGACGCTGGATGTCCAGACGCAGCAAATGGAAGACACGATGAGCAGCACGACGACGCTGACCACTCCCCAGAACCAAGTGGATATGCTGCTCCAGGAAATGGCAGACGAGGCGGGCCTCGACCTCAACATGGAGCTGCCGCAGGGGCAGACCGGCTCCGTGGGCACGAGCGTGGCTTCGGCTGAACAGGATGAGCTGTCCCAGAGACTGGCCCGCCTTCGGGATCAAGTGTGA